In Myxococcus stipitatus, the following are encoded in one genomic region:
- the uvrA gene encoding excinuclease ABC subunit UvrA: protein MSEPDVISLRGAKEHNLKNVSLDIPKKKLVVFTGVSGSGKSSLAFDTLYAEGQRRYVESLSAYARQFLGQMEKPKYDTIRGLSPTISIEQKAASNNPRSTVGTVTEVHDYLRVLYASIGVQHCPNCGRKVGKQSAQQIVDEILKMPAGSKVQVLAPLVTNRKGEHKDLLTEAQKRGFSRARIDGKLKSLEERVELDKKSKHDIELVIDRLVLKADIKTRLTDSVETALREGKGTLIITDETGAATADRVMSELNACPSCGVSFGDLTPASFSFNNPLGMCTDCNGLGTRPEMDPDLIVPDPSRSIRDGAIEPWASGMNRGEGWTADFVESLAKAFKIDLDVPYAKLSKRERETLMYGAKGKSFNVQWGEGGNYKVEWEGLVERLMRNFKTTTSESRRTELQKYFSDKPCPTCKGERLRPESRAVKVHGHSIVELSRLTIADALGFLGGMGLSEHERKIATELLKEIRSRLSFLVDVGLGYLMLDRTASTLSGGESQRIRLASQMGSELTGVIYILDEPSIGLHQRDNGKLLTTLKRLRDLGNSVIVVEHDEETMEEADWLVDFGPGAGELGGQVVSQGTPKQVMADEGSVTGGYLSGRLEIEIPEQRRVPNPKHQLVIQGAKENNLRDVDAVIPLGIFTAVTGVSGAGKSTLINEILFPALARHLYESREAPGKHKAVLGVEHLDKVIDIDQRPIGRTPRSNPATYTKLFDTIRDVFALTPEARAFGYGPGRFSFNVKGGRCESCEGDGVKLVEMHFLADVYVPCEVCGGKRFNEATLRVRYKGKNIAETLDMSVREAMEHFGAHKDIMRVLQTLSDVGLGYIRLGQPSPTLSGGEAQRIKLARELARVATGRTLYILDEPTTGLHFEDIRKLLSVLNRLVAAGNSVLVIEHNLDVIKSADWLIDMGPEGGAGGGQVMAVGTPESVAKVAGSHTGRYLAHVLGKSRRARVGKRVDESAPLANGALR, encoded by the coding sequence ATGTCCGAGCCCGACGTCATCTCCCTCCGCGGCGCCAAGGAGCACAACCTCAAGAACGTCTCCCTGGACATCCCCAAGAAGAAGCTGGTCGTCTTCACGGGGGTCTCCGGTTCCGGCAAGAGCTCGCTTGCCTTCGACACGCTCTACGCCGAGGGCCAGCGCCGCTACGTCGAGAGCCTCTCCGCCTACGCCCGGCAGTTCCTGGGGCAGATGGAGAAGCCCAAGTACGACACCATCCGGGGCCTGTCGCCCACCATCTCCATCGAGCAGAAGGCGGCCAGCAACAACCCGCGCTCGACGGTGGGCACCGTCACCGAAGTGCACGACTACCTGCGCGTGCTCTACGCCTCCATCGGCGTGCAGCACTGCCCCAACTGCGGGCGCAAGGTGGGCAAGCAGAGCGCGCAGCAGATTGTCGACGAAATCCTCAAGATGCCCGCCGGCAGCAAGGTGCAGGTGCTGGCGCCGCTCGTCACCAACCGCAAGGGCGAGCACAAGGACCTCTTGACGGAGGCGCAGAAGCGGGGCTTCTCCCGCGCGCGCATCGACGGCAAGCTCAAGAGCCTGGAGGAGCGCGTCGAGCTGGACAAGAAGTCCAAGCACGACATCGAGCTGGTCATCGACCGGCTGGTGCTCAAGGCGGACATCAAGACGCGGCTGACGGACTCCGTGGAGACGGCGCTGCGCGAGGGCAAGGGCACCCTCATCATCACCGACGAGACGGGCGCGGCGACGGCGGACCGGGTGATGAGCGAGCTCAACGCGTGCCCCTCCTGCGGCGTGTCGTTCGGAGACCTGACGCCCGCGTCGTTCTCCTTCAACAACCCGCTGGGCATGTGCACGGACTGCAATGGCCTGGGCACCCGGCCGGAGATGGACCCGGACCTCATCGTCCCGGACCCGTCGCGCAGCATCCGCGACGGCGCCATCGAGCCGTGGGCCAGCGGCATGAACCGCGGCGAGGGCTGGACGGCCGACTTCGTGGAGAGCCTGGCCAAGGCGTTCAAGATTGACCTGGACGTGCCCTACGCGAAGCTGAGCAAGCGCGAGCGCGAGACGCTGATGTACGGCGCCAAGGGCAAGAGCTTCAACGTCCAGTGGGGCGAGGGCGGCAACTACAAGGTGGAGTGGGAGGGCCTGGTCGAGCGCTTGATGCGCAACTTCAAGACGACCACGTCCGAGTCCCGGCGCACCGAACTCCAGAAGTACTTCAGCGACAAGCCCTGCCCCACGTGCAAGGGCGAGCGCCTGCGCCCGGAGAGCCGCGCGGTGAAGGTCCATGGCCACTCCATCGTGGAGCTGAGCCGGCTGACCATCGCGGACGCGCTGGGCTTCCTGGGAGGGATGGGGCTGTCCGAGCACGAGCGGAAGATCGCCACCGAGCTGCTGAAGGAGATCCGCAGCCGGCTGTCCTTCCTGGTGGACGTGGGCTTGGGCTACCTGATGTTGGACCGCACCGCGTCCACGCTGTCGGGCGGTGAGAGCCAGCGCATCCGCCTGGCGTCACAGATGGGCAGCGAGCTGACGGGGGTCATCTACATCCTGGACGAGCCCTCCATCGGCCTGCACCAGCGCGACAACGGCAAGCTGTTGACCACGCTCAAGCGGCTGAGGGACTTGGGCAACTCCGTCATCGTCGTGGAGCACGACGAGGAGACGATGGAGGAGGCGGACTGGCTGGTGGACTTCGGGCCGGGCGCCGGTGAGCTGGGTGGACAGGTGGTGTCCCAGGGCACGCCCAAGCAGGTGATGGCGGACGAGGGCAGCGTCACGGGTGGCTATCTGTCCGGACGGCTGGAGATTGAAATCCCCGAGCAGCGCCGCGTGCCCAACCCCAAGCACCAGTTGGTGATTCAAGGCGCGAAGGAGAACAACCTTCGCGACGTGGACGCGGTGATTCCGCTGGGCATCTTCACGGCCGTCACGGGCGTGTCCGGCGCCGGCAAGTCCACGCTCATCAACGAGATTCTCTTCCCCGCGCTGGCCCGGCACCTGTACGAGAGCCGCGAAGCCCCCGGCAAGCACAAGGCCGTGCTGGGCGTGGAGCACCTGGACAAGGTCATCGACATCGACCAGCGCCCCATTGGCCGCACGCCGCGCAGCAACCCCGCGACGTACACCAAGCTGTTCGACACCATCCGAGACGTGTTCGCGTTGACGCCCGAGGCGCGGGCGTTCGGCTATGGCCCGGGGCGCTTCAGCTTCAACGTCAAGGGCGGCCGGTGCGAGTCGTGCGAGGGCGACGGCGTCAAGCTGGTGGAGATGCACTTCCTGGCGGACGTGTACGTGCCGTGTGAGGTGTGCGGCGGCAAGCGCTTCAACGAGGCGACTCTGCGCGTGCGCTACAAGGGGAAGAACATCGCGGAGACGCTCGACATGAGCGTGCGCGAGGCCATGGAGCACTTCGGCGCGCACAAGGACATCATGCGCGTGCTCCAGACGCTGAGCGACGTGGGCCTGGGCTACATCCGCCTGGGCCAGCCCTCCCCCACCCTGTCCGGCGGCGAGGCCCAGCGCATCAAGCTGGCGCGCGAGTTGGCGCGCGTGGCCACCGGCCGCACGCTCTACATCCTGGACGAGCCCACCACCGGCTTGCACTTCGAGGACATCCGCAAGCTCTTGTCGGTGCTCAACCGGCTGGTGGCCGCGGGCAACAGCGTGCTCGTCATCGAGCACAACCTGGACGTCATCAAGAGCGCGGATTGGCTCATCGACATGGGGCCCGAGGGCGGCGCCGGCGGAGGCCAGGTGATGGCCGTGGGCACTCCGGAGAGTGTCGCCAAGGTGGCCGGCAGCCACACCGGCCGCTACCTGGCGCACGTGCTGGGCAAGTCGCGGCGCGCGCGCGTGGGCAAGCGCGTGGATGAATCCGCGCCGCTGGCGAACGGTGCGCTGCGCTGA
- a CDS encoding POT family MFS transporter yields MAESPAAKDTKFPPQIPFIIGNEACERFSFYGMRNILTMFLIQYLLVNEVPDPALRTAHGKSLMHTFMAGVYFFPLIGGYLADRFWGKYRTILWLSVVYCIGHGLLALFENNATGFYTGLALIAVGSGGIKPCVAAMAGDQFNESNSHLVKKLFAIFYWTINFGSFFASLFIPLLLKHFGPSVAFGIPGVLMFIATIIFWAGRRHYVVVPPTGANPHSFLKVVFSALKNRGKQGHWLDGARAQHPEEAIEGAKAVFRVSGLMLPFVPFFWMLFDQKASTWVVQAASMDLNILGFEFQPSQMQFVNPMLVMLLIPLLTGVIYPLSQRAGWELTPLRRMPLGLVFGAVSFIIAGFFQVAMEGGTVLNISWQILPYIVLTLGEILMSTTGLEFAYTQAPRQMKGTIQSVWLVTNTLANVAVAIAAALNVFSGSGQFFFYAGMALVAAVGMALVARRYVVRDYYQTSAPQAAGEPAAPGITAKSA; encoded by the coding sequence ATGGCTGAGAGTCCCGCTGCGAAGGACACCAAGTTCCCGCCGCAGATACCGTTCATCATCGGTAACGAAGCGTGTGAGCGCTTCAGCTTCTACGGGATGCGGAACATCCTCACGATGTTCCTCATCCAGTACCTGCTGGTCAACGAGGTGCCGGACCCTGCCCTGCGCACCGCGCACGGCAAGAGCCTGATGCACACGTTCATGGCGGGCGTGTACTTCTTCCCGCTCATCGGTGGCTATCTGGCGGACCGGTTCTGGGGCAAGTACCGGACCATCCTCTGGCTGAGCGTCGTGTACTGCATCGGCCACGGGCTCTTGGCCCTCTTCGAGAACAACGCCACGGGCTTCTACACGGGCCTGGCGCTCATCGCGGTGGGCAGCGGCGGCATCAAGCCGTGTGTCGCGGCGATGGCTGGGGACCAGTTCAACGAGTCCAACAGCCACCTGGTGAAGAAGCTCTTCGCCATCTTCTACTGGACCATCAACTTCGGTTCGTTCTTCGCGTCGCTGTTCATCCCGCTGCTCTTGAAGCACTTCGGGCCGTCGGTGGCGTTCGGAATCCCCGGCGTGCTGATGTTCATCGCGACCATCATCTTCTGGGCGGGCCGGCGCCACTACGTCGTCGTGCCGCCCACGGGGGCCAACCCGCACTCGTTCCTCAAGGTGGTGTTCAGCGCCCTGAAGAACCGCGGCAAGCAGGGCCACTGGCTCGACGGCGCCCGCGCGCAGCACCCCGAGGAGGCCATCGAGGGCGCCAAGGCGGTGTTCCGGGTGAGCGGGCTGATGCTGCCCTTCGTGCCGTTCTTCTGGATGCTGTTCGACCAGAAGGCCTCGACCTGGGTGGTCCAGGCGGCGTCCATGGACCTGAACATCCTGGGGTTCGAGTTCCAGCCCAGCCAGATGCAGTTCGTCAACCCGATGCTGGTGATGCTGCTCATCCCCCTGCTCACGGGTGTGATTTATCCGCTGTCCCAGCGCGCGGGCTGGGAGCTGACGCCGCTGCGGCGCATGCCGCTGGGCCTGGTGTTCGGCGCGGTGTCGTTCATCATCGCGGGCTTCTTCCAGGTGGCGATGGAAGGCGGCACGGTGCTGAACATCTCCTGGCAGATTCTCCCGTACATCGTGCTGACGCTGGGCGAAATCCTGATGTCCACCACGGGCCTGGAGTTCGCGTACACGCAGGCGCCCCGGCAGATGAAGGGCACCATCCAGAGTGTGTGGCTGGTGACGAACACGCTGGCCAACGTGGCGGTGGCCATCGCCGCGGCGCTCAACGTCTTCTCGGGCTCCGGCCAGTTCTTCTTCTACGCCGGCATGGCCCTGGTCGCCGCGGTGGGCATGGCGCTGGTGGCCCGTCGCTACGTGGTGCGCGACTACTACCAGACCTCCGCGCCGCAGGCGGCGGGTGAGCCCGCCGCTCCCGGTATCACCGCGAAGTCGGCCTGA
- a CDS encoding peptide MFS transporter: MQGTAAAGTTRQGHPPGLYLLFFTEMWERMSYYGMRGLLVLFLTSTTMGGFGWSRADALGLYGTYTGLVYLTPIVGGFVADRFIGQRKAVVLGGVLMMIGHLVLAVPSVTMFYVGLGFLIVGNGFFKPNISTMVGGLYPQGDGRRDGAFTIFYMGINVGAMLGNFICGTLGEKVGWHWGFGSAGVGMALGLIAFMLLQKKYLGEVGLAPTKPAAQVVAQQEAGPKKGFTRQEIDRIIVIFIIALFVVAFWAGFEQAGGLMNLYTNEKVDRNLLGAEVPTTWFQNFNSLFIVALAPVFAGLWSWLAARGKDPSIPVKMGMGLIFLAVGFVFMLGASDQSATSGKAAAYWVILAYLFHTMGELCLSPVGLSMVTKVAPHRIVSAMMGVWFLANAAANKLSGEIGAYSAKLGEFDIFLYISIGTGISGAILLIVAPLLKKMMHGTDEVRPAAPAGGDTAAGGTAAAA, encoded by the coding sequence ATGCAAGGAACCGCAGCGGCGGGCACTACCCGTCAGGGGCACCCGCCCGGGTTGTACCTCCTGTTCTTCACCGAAATGTGGGAGCGCATGTCGTACTACGGCATGCGAGGCCTGCTCGTCCTCTTCCTGACGAGCACGACCATGGGTGGTTTCGGGTGGAGCAGGGCGGATGCGCTCGGCCTCTATGGCACGTACACGGGCCTGGTCTATCTGACGCCCATCGTGGGTGGCTTCGTCGCGGACCGCTTCATCGGTCAGCGCAAGGCCGTGGTGCTCGGTGGCGTGTTGATGATGATAGGCCACCTGGTCTTGGCGGTCCCCAGCGTGACGATGTTCTACGTCGGCCTGGGCTTCCTCATCGTCGGCAACGGCTTCTTCAAGCCGAACATCTCCACCATGGTGGGTGGCCTGTACCCGCAAGGTGACGGCCGCCGCGACGGCGCCTTCACCATCTTCTACATGGGCATCAACGTCGGCGCGATGCTCGGCAACTTCATCTGCGGCACCCTGGGCGAGAAGGTCGGCTGGCACTGGGGCTTCGGCTCCGCCGGCGTCGGCATGGCGCTGGGGCTCATCGCGTTCATGCTCCTGCAGAAGAAGTACCTGGGCGAGGTGGGGCTTGCGCCCACGAAGCCCGCGGCACAGGTGGTGGCTCAGCAGGAAGCCGGGCCGAAGAAGGGTTTCACCCGCCAGGAGATCGACCGCATCATCGTCATCTTCATCATCGCCCTCTTCGTTGTCGCGTTCTGGGCGGGCTTCGAGCAGGCCGGTGGCCTGATGAACCTCTACACGAACGAGAAGGTGGACCGGAATCTGCTGGGCGCCGAAGTCCCCACGACCTGGTTCCAGAACTTCAACTCGCTCTTCATCGTGGCGCTGGCGCCGGTGTTCGCGGGGCTGTGGAGCTGGCTGGCCGCGCGCGGCAAGGACCCGAGCATCCCGGTGAAGATGGGCATGGGACTTATCTTCCTGGCCGTGGGCTTCGTCTTCATGCTGGGCGCATCTGACCAGAGCGCCACGTCGGGCAAGGCGGCCGCGTACTGGGTCATCCTGGCGTACCTGTTCCACACCATGGGCGAGCTGTGCTTGTCCCCCGTGGGCCTCTCCATGGTGACCAAGGTCGCTCCCCACCGCATCGTCTCCGCGATGATGGGCGTGTGGTTCCTGGCGAACGCCGCGGCCAACAAGCTCTCCGGCGAGATTGGCGCGTACTCGGCGAAGCTGGGTGAGTTCGACATCTTCCTCTACATCTCCATCGGCACCGGCATCTCGGGCGCCATCCTGCTCATCGTGGCGCCGCTGCTGAAGAAGATGATGCACGGCACCGACGAGGTTCGGCCGGCGGCCCCCGCTGGTGGCGACACGGCGGCGGGCGGCACTGCGGCGGCGGCCTGA
- a CDS encoding ATP-binding protein codes for MGGSEPPDNAPEVSVRTTSTLLLYFERTYGAERLKALWARHDVPLSLEYLRTHANYISLRFLERLATLLMEASGDARFMRNAGLFLATPEAMGFAYYLLRAFGSPRMCYLKTIELAPSYNRVGNFHVEQLEQKRLVLTYSSKTPETGRDICELRMGQFASIPTIWGLPPAEVRESECQVLGASVCRYHLTWTDPLTQWGHHLGLFLGTVGGLVAGSLGLAHPIFGAVSLAMAGFAVGGWWDGRRELRGKDEALRSQNQAVMGSLMELQQRYDEIFRANVALEDRVTERTQALKESNSKLEESLARQQELDRLKSEFFDNVSHELRTPLTLILLTLESLERRGAEDSSPEVVLQHVATMERSAQRLLRLINNLLDLAQMESGKARLRYASLELYGFLSTVLPPFLTMAERQGVSLKLEGAAVTPVEVDHERMDIVFQNLLSNALKFTQSGGVTVRVSETEAEVLVDVEDTGQGISPQDTKVIFDRFAQADNSGTRRFGGTGIGLALVKETLELHAGGISVTSELGKGSTFHVRLPKGRAHIREELRERRRAEMPVRRERRSSGSFPSVDSGGQEGGRSSASTVARDHAGPGPESPRILVVEDDPEIRGYIAGLLKQHFRVLEAVNGDEGRQRALAERPDLIVSDVMMPVMSGLQMLVALRESPQTVDIPVILLTARQEVSAKVDALGTGANDYLGKPFSPRELLARIETQLRLRDAAVRSAENERLAAIGLLTSGFAHEVRNPLNGLMNALTPLKEVMRDNSPDADLSRAMLEVMEECGQRIRHLAESLLSFTRTSDTPVLLSLDAQLDSTLGVLTWRVPPGVTVERSYECGVPVHGDPGSLNQVWLNLLDNALRAVGEHGRVQVATHRDADDAVVTISDNGVGIRQEDMERLFQPFFSTRAAGEGTGLGLALSRRIVVRHGGRIQVRSTPGKGTQVEVRLPLRPPGRSSSGGGLEGQGEARVGRLG; via the coding sequence ATGGGAGGTTCCGAGCCTCCAGACAATGCCCCAGAGGTCAGTGTCCGCACGACGTCGACCCTGCTGTTGTACTTTGAACGCACCTACGGGGCGGAGCGGCTCAAGGCGCTGTGGGCGCGCCATGACGTCCCGCTCTCGCTCGAGTATCTGCGGACGCACGCCAACTACATCTCGCTGCGATTTCTGGAGCGGCTGGCCACGCTGTTGATGGAAGCCTCCGGCGATGCGCGCTTCATGCGCAACGCGGGGCTCTTCCTGGCGACGCCGGAGGCGATGGGCTTCGCGTACTACCTGCTGCGCGCGTTCGGCTCGCCGCGCATGTGCTACCTGAAGACCATCGAGCTGGCGCCCAGCTACAACCGCGTGGGCAACTTCCACGTGGAGCAACTGGAGCAGAAGCGGCTGGTGCTCACGTACTCGAGCAAGACGCCGGAGACGGGCCGCGACATCTGCGAGCTGCGCATGGGGCAGTTCGCCTCCATCCCCACCATCTGGGGCCTGCCTCCCGCGGAGGTGCGTGAGTCCGAGTGCCAGGTGCTGGGCGCCTCCGTGTGCCGCTACCACCTGACGTGGACGGATCCGCTGACGCAGTGGGGACACCACCTGGGTTTGTTCCTGGGCACGGTGGGCGGACTCGTGGCGGGCTCGCTGGGCCTGGCGCATCCCATCTTCGGCGCGGTGTCGCTGGCCATGGCGGGCTTCGCCGTCGGCGGCTGGTGGGATGGCCGCCGGGAGCTCCGGGGCAAGGACGAGGCGCTGCGCTCGCAGAACCAGGCCGTCATGGGCTCGCTGATGGAGCTCCAGCAGCGCTACGACGAAATCTTCCGCGCCAACGTGGCCCTCGAGGACCGCGTGACCGAGCGCACCCAGGCGCTCAAGGAGTCCAACAGCAAGCTGGAGGAGTCGCTCGCCCGTCAGCAGGAGCTGGACCGGCTCAAGAGCGAGTTCTTCGACAACGTCAGCCACGAGCTGCGCACGCCGCTCACCCTCATCCTGCTCACGCTGGAGTCCCTGGAGCGGCGGGGCGCGGAGGACAGCTCTCCAGAGGTTGTCCTCCAGCACGTGGCCACCATGGAGCGCAGCGCGCAGCGGCTCCTGCGCCTCATCAACAACCTGCTGGACCTGGCGCAGATGGAGTCGGGCAAGGCGCGCCTGCGCTACGCGTCCCTGGAGCTGTATGGCTTCTTGAGCACCGTGCTGCCGCCGTTCCTCACGATGGCGGAGCGCCAGGGTGTCTCCCTCAAGCTGGAGGGCGCCGCCGTGACGCCCGTCGAGGTGGACCATGAGCGCATGGACATCGTCTTCCAGAACCTGCTGTCCAACGCGCTGAAGTTCACCCAGTCGGGTGGGGTGACGGTGCGCGTGTCGGAGACGGAAGCGGAGGTGCTGGTGGACGTGGAGGACACCGGCCAAGGCATCTCCCCTCAGGACACGAAGGTCATCTTCGACCGGTTCGCGCAGGCGGACAACAGCGGCACCCGACGCTTCGGCGGCACGGGCATCGGCCTGGCCCTGGTGAAGGAGACGCTGGAGCTGCACGCGGGCGGCATCTCCGTGACGAGCGAGTTGGGCAAGGGCTCCACCTTCCACGTGCGGCTGCCCAAGGGGCGCGCGCACATCCGCGAGGAGCTGCGCGAGCGCCGCCGCGCGGAGATGCCCGTGCGCCGCGAGCGCCGCAGCTCGGGCTCCTTTCCCTCGGTGGACTCGGGCGGGCAGGAGGGTGGGCGTTCCTCGGCCAGCACCGTGGCCAGGGACCACGCGGGACCTGGACCGGAGTCGCCTCGCATCCTCGTGGTGGAGGATGACCCGGAGATTCGGGGCTACATCGCGGGGCTGCTCAAGCAGCACTTCCGCGTGCTCGAGGCCGTCAACGGCGACGAAGGCCGTCAGCGCGCGCTGGCCGAGCGGCCGGACCTCATCGTGTCGGACGTGATGATGCCGGTGATGTCCGGCCTCCAGATGCTGGTGGCCCTGCGCGAGTCTCCGCAGACGGTGGACATCCCGGTCATCCTCCTCACCGCGCGCCAGGAAGTCTCCGCGAAGGTGGACGCGCTGGGGACGGGCGCCAACGACTACCTGGGCAAGCCCTTCAGCCCGCGCGAGCTGCTGGCTCGGATTGAAACCCAGTTGCGTCTGCGTGACGCGGCGGTGCGCTCCGCGGAGAACGAGCGTCTGGCCGCCATCGGTCTGCTCACCTCGGGCTTCGCGCACGAGGTCCGCAATCCGCTCAACGGGCTGATGAACGCGCTGACGCCGCTGAAGGAAGTGATGCGCGACAACAGCCCGGACGCGGACTTGAGCCGGGCCATGTTGGAGGTGATGGAGGAGTGCGGGCAGCGCATCCGCCACCTCGCCGAGTCGTTGCTCTCCTTCACCCGCACCTCCGACACGCCCGTCCTCTTGTCGCTGGACGCGCAGCTGGACTCGACGCTGGGAGTGCTGACGTGGCGCGTGCCACCGGGCGTGACGGTGGAGCGCTCCTACGAGTGCGGCGTGCCCGTGCATGGGGACCCGGGCTCGCTCAACCAGGTGTGGCTCAACCTGCTGGACAACGCCCTGCGCGCCGTGGGCGAGCATGGCCGCGTGCAGGTCGCCACGCACCGCGACGCGGACGACGCCGTCGTCACCATCAGCGACAACGGCGTGGGCATCCGCCAGGAGGACATGGAGCGGCTGTTCCAGCCCTTCTTCTCCACGCGCGCCGCGGGTGAGGGCACGGGGCTGGGGCTCGCGCTGAGCCGCCGCATCGTCGTCCGCCACGGGGGGCGGATTCAGGTCCGGAGCACTCCGGGCAAGGGCACCCAGGTCGAGGTGCGGCTGCCCCTTCGCCCACCGGGCCGCTCTTCATCGGGCGGCGGTCTGGAGGGGCAGGGGGAAGCTCGCGTGGGTCGGCTGGGTTGA
- a CDS encoding methyltransferase domain-containing protein, producing the protein MNYIMESAEETRRLLLQEQVDDARSLLLATGLTPGDQALDAGCGPGGITRTMADIVGATGRVTGLDMSEVRLAEAVQRCMGMSQARFIQGDIRRTGLPDASFDYTWSQYVLEYLKDPEAAVAELLRVTRPGGRVVVSEIDGQGLNNWPMPEALEEGARTFNRGLASQGFDLFVGRKLFQVFRRLGLRNVRVHVVPQYIVAGTADGRFLDDWRTRFTALAPAVAPAFGSRAAYEAFCDAYLRMLEDPDTLKYSVLVITEGVRA; encoded by the coding sequence GTGAACTACATCATGGAATCCGCCGAGGAGACTCGGCGGCTGCTGCTCCAGGAGCAGGTGGACGATGCCCGTTCGCTGTTGTTGGCCACGGGGTTGACGCCCGGTGACCAGGCGCTGGACGCGGGCTGTGGGCCGGGAGGCATCACCCGGACCATGGCCGACATCGTCGGCGCCACGGGCCGTGTCACGGGCCTGGACATGAGCGAGGTGCGTCTGGCCGAGGCGGTCCAGCGTTGCATGGGGATGTCCCAGGCCCGCTTCATCCAAGGGGACATCCGCCGCACGGGCCTGCCTGACGCGTCGTTCGACTACACGTGGAGCCAGTACGTCCTCGAGTACCTCAAGGACCCCGAGGCCGCCGTCGCGGAGCTTTTGCGTGTCACCCGCCCGGGAGGGCGCGTGGTGGTGTCCGAAATCGACGGGCAGGGCCTGAACAACTGGCCCATGCCCGAGGCGCTCGAGGAGGGCGCACGCACGTTCAACCGGGGGCTGGCGTCCCAGGGGTTCGACCTGTTCGTCGGGCGCAAGCTGTTCCAGGTGTTCCGCCGGCTGGGCCTGCGGAACGTGCGGGTTCACGTGGTGCCCCAGTACATCGTTGCCGGCACGGCGGATGGTCGCTTCCTGGACGACTGGCGCACCCGCTTCACCGCCTTGGCACCCGCGGTCGCCCCCGCGTTCGGTTCTCGAGCCGCCTACGAGGCGTTCTGCGACGCCTACCTGCGAATGCTCGAGGATCCAGATACGCTCAAGTATTCGGTGCTTGTCATCACCGAGGGAGTGCGTGCTTGA